In Holophagales bacterium, one DNA window encodes the following:
- a CDS encoding GAF domain-containing protein has protein sequence MSAKRSPSPPVGPDTGSGVHSEVGRPAPLGLADLCDPQDPVTCLLAATQELNAADDLTSGLRRVAEIVARYVRYKSLGVLLLDELGRELRFAVAIGYPPEVVEHWRFGLGQGVIGTAAASGRPVRVDDVRTDPRYIDAGEKIVAELALPLVAKGRTVGVLTLGSEEAGAFSAAHERLLSFLAGHLASAIETAQLYQNTREQARTLSLLHEISRELNSLLDRRQLLERVGVAIRRLIDYDLFSVLLWNEQRRILEPWLSVAREDGATVELPSVALGVGLCGTAAALRQPLRVANVHVDPRYVRGAAGFDVRSELVVPLVYKDRLLGVLDLESLAYDAFTAQHEQLLATLAGALAVSLENARLYEQLQEEERRIREDLATARQIQRQLLPKTTPWVPGLQIGVAFEPARDLGGDFYDFLDTGDGAVAFAVGDVSGKATAAALYGSFAVGLLREHYAQLRPSPGRMLTGLNDKLRLLGIDNRFLAMIYAVYESVSKRLVLANSGLPLPYLVRGGVVTRLATVGTPLGLLAGRRYEELELRLEVGDVVVLATDGIEESHDAKGRELGGDRVATELAALAAAGARDIAHAVLDLGRRHTGPAEASDDRTVLALKLLA, from the coding sequence ATGTCCGCGAAGCGTTCGCCGAGCCCCCCGGTCGGGCCTGACACGGGATCCGGCGTTCACTCCGAAGTCGGGAGGCCGGCGCCCCTCGGTCTCGCCGACCTGTGCGATCCGCAGGACCCGGTCACCTGCCTGCTCGCCGCGACGCAGGAGCTCAACGCCGCCGACGACCTGACCTCGGGGCTGCGCCGCGTCGCCGAGATCGTCGCCCGCTACGTCCGCTACAAGAGCCTCGGTGTGCTGCTGCTCGACGAGCTCGGCCGCGAGCTGCGCTTCGCCGTGGCGATCGGCTATCCGCCCGAAGTCGTCGAGCATTGGCGGTTCGGGCTGGGACAGGGGGTGATCGGCACGGCCGCGGCCAGCGGCCGACCGGTCCGGGTCGACGACGTGCGGACCGACCCGCGCTATATCGACGCCGGCGAGAAGATCGTCGCCGAGCTGGCGCTGCCGCTCGTCGCCAAGGGACGCACCGTCGGCGTCCTGACGCTCGGCAGCGAGGAGGCCGGCGCCTTCTCCGCCGCGCACGAACGGCTGCTCTCTTTCCTCGCCGGACACTTGGCCAGCGCCATCGAGACGGCCCAGCTCTACCAGAACACACGCGAGCAGGCACGCACCCTCTCTCTCCTGCACGAGATCAGCCGCGAGCTCAACTCGCTGCTCGACCGCCGCCAGCTCCTCGAGCGGGTCGGCGTGGCGATCCGCCGGCTGATCGACTACGACCTCTTCTCGGTGCTCCTGTGGAACGAACAGCGCCGGATCCTCGAGCCCTGGCTCTCGGTGGCGCGCGAGGACGGCGCCACCGTCGAGCTGCCGTCGGTGGCGCTCGGCGTCGGCCTCTGCGGCACGGCAGCGGCGTTGCGCCAGCCGCTGCGCGTGGCCAACGTTCACGTCGACCCGCGCTACGTGCGCGGTGCCGCCGGCTTCGACGTGCGCTCCGAGCTCGTGGTGCCGCTGGTCTACAAAGACCGGCTGCTCGGCGTGCTCGACCTCGAGAGCCTCGCCTACGACGCCTTCACGGCGCAGCACGAGCAGCTCCTCGCGACGCTCGCCGGAGCGCTCGCCGTGTCGCTCGAGAACGCCCGGCTCTACGAGCAGTTGCAGGAAGAGGAGCGGCGAATCCGCGAGGACCTCGCCACCGCCCGGCAGATTCAGCGCCAGCTCCTGCCGAAGACGACGCCCTGGGTGCCCGGGCTGCAGATCGGCGTGGCGTTCGAGCCGGCGCGCGACCTCGGCGGCGACTTCTACGACTTCCTCGACACCGGCGACGGTGCCGTCGCCTTCGCCGTCGGCGACGTCTCGGGCAAGGCGACCGCCGCGGCGCTCTACGGCTCCTTCGCCGTCGGGCTGCTGCGCGAGCACTACGCGCAGCTGCGGCCGAGCCCCGGCCGCATGCTCACGGGGCTCAACGACAAGCTGCGCCTGCTCGGCATCGACAACCGCTTCCTGGCGATGATCTACGCCGTCTACGAGTCGGTGAGCAAGCGGCTGGTGCTCGCCAATTCCGGCCTGCCGCTCCCCTACCTGGTGCGCGGCGGCGTGGTGACGCGACTGGCGACCGTCGGCACGCCGCTCGGCCTGCTCGCCGGCCGGCGCTACGAGGAGCTCGAGCTGCGGCTCGAGGTCGGCGATGTCGTCGTGCTGGCCACCGACGGCATCGAGGAGAGCCACGACGCCAAGGGACGCGAGCTCGGCGGCGACCGCGTCGCGACCGAGCTCGCCGCACTCGCCGCCGCCGGCGCACGGGACATCGCCCACGCCGTCCTCGACCTCGGTCGCCGCCACACCGGCCCGGCCGAGGCCTCGGACGACCGCACGGTGCTGGCGCTGAAGCTCCTCGCCTGA
- a CDS encoding decarboxylase has translation MAEPPRDPSLELGSIFLGPKAENAELLERLLLEALRDHVFWRRNVHPEDGFSILESDKRSPAFERSASLLSQELMALLGELKGGVPFFSPRYIGHMCADLTLASLVGYFATMLYNPNNVAAEASPVTTRMELEVAAQLAAMVGFDGERHWGHLTSGGTVANFEALWVARNVKYLPLAVFGAADELGVRELPVARPDGRETNLLDLDLWGLLNLAPGAALDVAARFVAGAESVEEASEAIASHTLARVGYQEYGRRLALEFGDALPPAVVLVPATAHYSWSKICRALGIGADHLVHVPVDRRFRMDTHALWETLEWLARRRQAVVAVVGVLGTTEESAFDRLDEVAALRERAGRELGLAFPIHVDAAWGGYALSVTRERSGARRAYEDVVADSLAGVPADDSAEPWPEEGIYHAFCAVEAADSVTIDPHKLGFVPYPAGAVLFADRRGRDLVASEAPYLFHRGASEWGQLGQFIFEGSKPGAAAAGVWLSHRVLPLDAEGHGRLVHATVRGARALHRRLREGKWAPFRVVPLPDPDMNIVCFVALPPGAATVAEANAFATGIYDAMSAGAARQGGREPDYYVTKTVLRAGEYRRSVEPMLATLGFAYDDYLRAGGLSVVRCTVMDPFLVGSRARTDFVEGFAATLARVMREVAAA, from the coding sequence GTGGCCGAACCTCCTCGCGACCCGTCCCTCGAGCTCGGCTCGATCTTTCTCGGTCCGAAGGCGGAGAACGCCGAGCTGCTCGAGCGGTTGCTGCTCGAGGCGCTGCGCGATCACGTCTTCTGGCGGCGCAACGTCCATCCCGAGGACGGCTTTTCGATTCTCGAGAGCGACAAGCGGAGCCCGGCGTTCGAGCGCTCGGCTTCGCTGCTCTCGCAGGAGCTGATGGCCCTGCTCGGCGAGCTCAAGGGGGGCGTGCCGTTCTTCTCGCCGCGCTACATCGGCCACATGTGCGCCGACCTGACGCTGGCGAGCCTCGTCGGCTACTTCGCGACGATGCTCTACAACCCGAACAACGTCGCCGCCGAGGCGTCGCCGGTGACGACGCGCATGGAGCTCGAGGTCGCCGCGCAGCTCGCCGCGATGGTCGGCTTCGACGGCGAGCGGCACTGGGGTCATCTCACCTCGGGCGGCACCGTCGCCAACTTCGAGGCGCTGTGGGTGGCGCGCAACGTCAAGTACCTGCCGCTTGCCGTCTTCGGTGCGGCCGACGAGCTCGGGGTGCGCGAGCTGCCGGTGGCGCGGCCCGACGGGCGCGAGACGAACCTCCTCGATCTCGACCTCTGGGGGCTGCTCAACCTCGCCCCCGGCGCGGCGCTCGACGTCGCGGCGCGCTTCGTCGCCGGCGCCGAGAGCGTCGAGGAGGCGAGCGAGGCGATCGCTTCGCACACGCTGGCGCGCGTCGGCTACCAGGAGTACGGCCGGCGCCTGGCACTGGAGTTCGGGGATGCGCTGCCGCCCGCGGTGGTGCTGGTGCCGGCCACCGCGCACTACTCCTGGTCGAAGATCTGCCGCGCCCTCGGCATCGGCGCCGACCATCTCGTCCACGTGCCGGTCGACCGCCGTTTCCGCATGGACACCCACGCCCTGTGGGAGACGCTCGAGTGGCTCGCCCGGCGGCGCCAGGCGGTGGTCGCGGTGGTCGGGGTGCTCGGCACCACCGAGGAGAGCGCCTTCGACCGTCTCGACGAGGTCGCCGCGCTGCGCGAGCGCGCCGGCCGCGAGCTCGGACTCGCCTTCCCGATCCACGTCGACGCCGCCTGGGGCGGCTACGCCCTCTCGGTGACGCGCGAGCGCTCGGGGGCGCGGCGTGCCTACGAGGACGTGGTGGCCGATTCGCTCGCCGGCGTGCCCGCCGACGACTCGGCCGAGCCCTGGCCGGAGGAGGGCATCTACCATGCCTTCTGCGCCGTGGAAGCGGCCGACTCGGTGACCATCGACCCGCACAAGCTCGGCTTCGTGCCCTACCCGGCGGGTGCGGTGCTGTTCGCCGATCGCCGCGGGCGCGATCTCGTCGCCTCGGAGGCGCCCTACCTCTTCCACCGCGGGGCATCCGAGTGGGGGCAGCTCGGGCAGTTCATCTTCGAGGGCTCGAAGCCCGGCGCGGCGGCGGCCGGGGTCTGGCTCTCGCATCGGGTCTTGCCGCTCGACGCCGAAGGGCACGGCAGATTGGTGCACGCCACCGTCCGCGGCGCACGGGCGCTGCACCGCCGACTGCGCGAAGGGAAGTGGGCGCCGTTCCGCGTCGTGCCGCTCCCCGACCCGGACATGAACATCGTCTGCTTCGTCGCGCTGCCGCCCGGCGCCGCGACGGTCGCCGAGGCGAACGCCTTCGCCACCGGGATCTACGACGCGATGAGTGCCGGCGCCGCCCGTCAGGGTGGACGCGAGCCCGACTACTACGTCACCAAGACCGTGCTGCGGGCGGGCGAGTACCGGCGCTCGGTCGAGCCGATGCTGGCCACGCTCGGCTTCGCCTACGACGACTACCTGCGCGCCGGCGGCTTGAGCGTGGTGCGCTGCACGGTGATGGACCCGTTCCTCGTCGGTTCGCGCGCCCGCACCGATTTCGTCGAGGGCTTCGCGGCGACGCTCGCCCGGGTCATGCGCGAGGTCGCGGCAGCGTGA
- a CDS encoding prepilin-type N-terminal cleavage/methylation domain-containing protein — protein sequence MNPPTPRTRRSARRRERGFTLLELTVASALMLLALAVATGALVAAGRLFALAPASLRGGEPELAERLLRADLAAGAPLAGGGLPSDALMLERDGLEVVWELDGNRLRRSATPPGSPPAEGRLILDGVLLFQWQALPERTVVVRLVRRTPAPLTAAHLTTPGWYRSGFGLEAIEVVVSQRRDG from the coding sequence ATGAACCCGCCGACGCCACGCACTCGCCGAAGCGCTCGCCGCCGTGAGCGCGGCTTCACGCTGCTCGAGCTGACCGTGGCGAGCGCCTTGATGCTGCTCGCGCTCGCCGTCGCCACCGGCGCGCTCGTCGCCGCCGGACGCCTCTTCGCGCTCGCTCCGGCGAGCCTGCGGGGCGGCGAGCCGGAGCTCGCCGAGCGGCTGCTGCGCGCCGATCTTGCCGCCGGCGCTCCGCTGGCCGGGGGCGGACTGCCGAGCGACGCTCTGATGCTCGAACGCGACGGACTCGAGGTCGTCTGGGAGCTCGACGGCAACCGGCTGCGTCGCAGCGCGACCCCGCCCGGCTCGCCCCCCGCCGAGGGACGCCTCATCCTCGACGGCGTTCTCCTTTTCCAGTGGCAGGCCCTCCCGGAACGCACGGTCGTCGTGCGCCTCGTCCGCCGGACGCCGGCGCCGCTCACCGCCGCACACCTGACGACGCCCGGCTGGTATCGCAGCGGCTTCGGGCTCGAGGCGATCGAGGTCGTCGTATCCCAGCGGAGGGACGGATGA
- a CDS encoding alpha/beta hydrolase → MAPTSPLRPSDWRAASRLAVDATEELTDLVEAVYAGIASPFATWGGLRPRRARGIAGLVYRTIHWVTRRVGRGLETAFQSLEPLLAEPALSPGREGVVAALNGVMGDTLAARGNSLAIRMQVRQAGVAVPLERDALAAAFPEANGRLLVLLHGLCMSDLQWNRRGHDHGAALSRELGLTPIYLHYNTGLHVSTNGHAASALLEGLVEAWPAAVEELTILGHSLGGLVARSAFHAATLAGHRWPARLRRIVFLGTPHHGAPLERGGQWFQILLGGAPYAAPLARLGSLRSAGITDLRYGNVRDEDWRGVDRHARRGDRRVPLALPPGVDCHAVAATLGREVGDLRERLLAGDGLVPVASALGDHTDPVRRLGIPEPHRFVGTGMGHLDLLDHPEVFAHLAAWLGA, encoded by the coding sequence ATGGCACCGACGTCGCCTCTTCGTCCCTCCGACTGGCGGGCGGCGTCACGCCTCGCCGTCGACGCGACGGAGGAGCTCACCGATCTGGTCGAGGCGGTATACGCCGGAATCGCCTCCCCGTTCGCCACCTGGGGGGGCTTGCGCCCCCGGCGAGCGCGCGGGATCGCTGGCCTCGTCTACCGCACGATCCACTGGGTGACCCGGCGGGTGGGCCGCGGTCTCGAGACGGCCTTCCAGAGCCTCGAGCCGCTGCTCGCCGAGCCGGCGCTCTCGCCGGGACGCGAGGGCGTCGTCGCGGCGCTCAACGGGGTGATGGGTGACACCCTCGCGGCGCGCGGCAATTCGCTGGCGATTCGGATGCAGGTCCGGCAGGCCGGGGTCGCCGTGCCGCTCGAACGGGACGCCCTCGCGGCGGCGTTTCCCGAAGCGAACGGCCGCCTGCTCGTGCTACTGCACGGGCTCTGCATGAGCGACCTGCAGTGGAACCGACGCGGGCACGACCATGGCGCGGCGCTCTCCCGCGAGCTCGGCCTGACCCCGATCTATCTGCACTACAACACCGGTCTCCACGTCTCGACGAACGGGCACGCCGCGAGCGCGCTCCTCGAGGGCCTCGTCGAGGCCTGGCCGGCGGCGGTGGAGGAGCTGACGATCCTCGGCCACAGCCTTGGCGGTCTCGTGGCGCGCAGCGCCTTTCATGCCGCGACGCTCGCCGGGCATCGCTGGCCCGCGCGCCTGCGCCGCATCGTCTTTCTCGGCACGCCGCACCATGGGGCGCCGCTCGAGCGTGGCGGTCAGTGGTTCCAGATCCTCCTCGGCGGCGCGCCCTACGCCGCGCCGCTCGCGCGGCTGGGGTCGCTGCGCAGCGCCGGCATCACCGATCTGCGCTACGGCAACGTGCGCGACGAGGACTGGCGCGGCGTCGACCGTCACGCTCGCCGCGGGGATCGACGGGTTCCGCTCGCCTTGCCGCCGGGTGTCGACTGTCACGCCGTCGCGGCGACGCTCGGCCGGGAGGTGGGCGATCTGCGCGAGCGCCTGCTCGCCGGGGACGGCCTGGTACCGGTGGCGAGCGCTCTCGGCGACCACACCGACCCGGTGCGGCGGCTCGGCATCCCCGAGCCACACCGCTTCGTCGGCACGGGGATGGGGCACCTCGATCTGCTCGACCATCCCGAGGTCTTCGCCCACCTCGCCGCCTGGCTCGGCGCCTGA
- a CDS encoding N(4)-(beta-N-acetylglucosaminyl)-L-asparaginase codes for MSPINRRELLVGTAALAAARPLAGEAPAVVVPKPGPVVVASANGHKFRNGGPRTAVEEAFAQLLAGEDPVQAAVAGVRINELDPTDESVGFGGLPNADGVVQLDSACMDGKRKRAGGVAALEGVRTPAAVALAVLRETDHHLLVGEGAQRFARQIGMLVEPELTTESSRRKWIEWKRKIDPEHWLDPARREAAAEAARAAMIAEGRVDPDHAFGTIHLSALSPQGDLGCVTTTSGLAWKIPGRVGDSPILGAGLYLDNEVGSAGSTGRGEANLYNLSSFFIVEEMRRGRHPKDAALAALSRIRAATIEKRLLDAKGQPKFNVSFYVVDRSGRTAGATMFHQVGSGVAQWAVCNEHGAELRETEALFEAMAPG; via the coding sequence ATGAGCCCGATCAATCGACGCGAGCTGCTGGTGGGCACGGCGGCCCTGGCGGCCGCCCGGCCGCTCGCCGGCGAGGCCCCGGCGGTCGTGGTGCCGAAGCCGGGTCCGGTGGTGGTCGCCTCGGCGAACGGCCACAAGTTCCGCAACGGCGGGCCGCGAACCGCCGTCGAGGAGGCGTTCGCGCAGCTCCTCGCCGGCGAGGATCCGGTGCAGGCGGCGGTGGCGGGGGTGCGGATCAACGAGCTCGACCCGACCGACGAAAGCGTCGGCTTCGGCGGCCTGCCGAACGCCGACGGCGTGGTGCAGCTCGACTCGGCCTGCATGGACGGCAAGCGCAAACGCGCCGGCGGCGTGGCAGCGCTCGAAGGGGTGCGCACGCCGGCGGCGGTGGCGCTCGCCGTGCTGCGCGAGACCGACCACCACCTGCTCGTCGGCGAAGGGGCACAGCGCTTCGCCCGCCAGATCGGCATGCTCGTCGAGCCCGAGCTGACGACCGAGAGCTCGCGCCGCAAGTGGATCGAGTGGAAGCGCAAGATCGACCCCGAGCACTGGCTCGACCCGGCGCGCCGCGAAGCGGCGGCGGAGGCGGCGCGCGCGGCGATGATTGCCGAGGGCAGGGTCGACCCCGACCACGCCTTCGGCACCATTCACCTCTCCGCGCTCTCGCCGCAGGGCGACCTCGGCTGCGTGACGACCACTTCGGGGCTCGCCTGGAAGATCCCGGGCCGCGTGGGCGATTCGCCGATTCTCGGCGCCGGCCTCTACCTCGACAACGAGGTCGGCTCGGCCGGCTCGACCGGGCGCGGCGAGGCCAACCTCTACAACCTGAGCTCGTTCTTCATCGTCGAGGAAATGCGGCGCGGCAGACACCCCAAGGACGCCGCGCTCGCCGCGCTCTCTCGCATTCGCGCCGCGACGATCGAGAAGCGGCTGCTCGACGCCAAGGGGCAACCGAAGTTCAACGTCAGCTTCTACGTCGTCGACCGCAGCGGGCGCACCGCCGGCGCGACGATGTTCCACCAGGTCGGCTCCGGCGTCGCCCAGTGGGCAGTCTGCAACGAACACGGCGCCGAGTTGCGGGAGACCGAGGCGCTCTTCGAGGCGATGGCGCCGGGCTGA
- a CDS encoding prepilin-type N-terminal cleavage/methylation domain-containing protein: MDRASRVGTAGQRTPRARGRAGFTLVEALVALLLASVLLLGGLAIQGAERRAARRRVAHIAAERALANAYESLRGGLVPLASGELVAPTLGFTGTLALEVTAEPQPALYRLDLVAIYDADGVPSRRTLEALLYRP; encoded by the coding sequence GTGGACCGCGCATCGAGAGTCGGGACTGCCGGGCAGCGGACGCCGAGGGCCCGCGGCCGCGCCGGGTTCACCCTCGTCGAGGCACTCGTCGCCCTGCTGCTCGCCTCCGTCCTGCTGCTCGGCGGACTGGCGATCCAGGGCGCCGAACGGCGAGCGGCCCGCCGGCGCGTCGCCCACATCGCCGCCGAGCGGGCGCTCGCCAATGCCTACGAATCGCTGCGTGGCGGCCTGGTGCCACTGGCGAGCGGAGAGCTGGTGGCGCCGACGCTCGGTTTCACCGGGACCCTCGCGCTCGAAGTCACCGCCGAGCCCCAGCCCGCCCTCTATCGCCTCGACCTCGTCGCGATCTACGACGCCGACGGCGTGCCGTCCCGGCGCACGCTCGAAGCGCTCCTCTACCGGCCATGA
- a CDS encoding C69 family dipeptidase: MLRRASNALAVPAAALLAALLAAPAPACTNYLITKGASADGSTMITYSADSHELYGELYFAPGATYGPGAMRDIVEWDTGKFLGRIPQPSTTYTRVGNMNEHQVSVGETTFGGREELAKPAGIIDYGSLMYIALERAKTAREAIQVMTSLVERFGYASTGESFSVADPNEAWILEMIGKGEGQKGALWVAVKVPDGYVSGHANQARIRTFPQDDPTRALFAKDVISFARDKGWFKGKDAEFSFSDTYAPLEFGGARFCEARVWSFFRRVAPSQKWTVDQIDGSNLDKRIPLWIKPDKKISVHDTMELMRDHFEGTELDLSKGVGAGPFACPYRWRPMTWKVDDKEYVHERAVSTQQTGFSFVSQLRSWLPDPIGGVLWFGLDDTYSTVYTPMYAGIQEVPPSFAVGVADLETFSWNSAFWVFNWVANTAYSRYSDMIVDIQAVQRELEGSFLAEQAQIDEAAGDLYKRSPGLARDYLTRYSIERGEKVTARWKKLGEQLLVKYMDGNVKDSQGHVTHPRYPDSWYRAIVVEEGVRKAVPAEKKKE, encoded by the coding sequence ATGCTCCGACGCGCTTCGAACGCCCTCGCCGTGCCCGCTGCGGCCCTGCTGGCCGCCCTGCTCGCGGCGCCGGCTCCGGCTTGCACGAACTACCTGATCACCAAGGGAGCCTCGGCCGACGGCTCGACGATGATCACCTACTCGGCCGACTCGCACGAGCTCTATGGCGAGCTCTACTTCGCCCCGGGCGCCACCTACGGCCCCGGAGCGATGCGCGACATCGTCGAGTGGGACACCGGCAAGTTCCTCGGCCGCATCCCGCAGCCGTCGACGACCTACACGCGGGTCGGCAACATGAACGAGCACCAGGTCTCCGTCGGCGAGACCACCTTCGGCGGGCGCGAGGAGCTCGCCAAGCCCGCCGGCATCATCGACTACGGCTCGCTGATGTACATCGCCCTCGAGCGGGCGAAGACGGCGCGCGAGGCGATCCAGGTGATGACGTCGCTCGTCGAGCGCTTCGGCTACGCCTCGACCGGCGAGTCGTTCTCGGTCGCCGACCCGAACGAGGCGTGGATCCTCGAGATGATCGGCAAGGGCGAGGGGCAGAAGGGCGCGTTGTGGGTGGCGGTGAAGGTCCCGGACGGCTATGTCTCCGGCCACGCCAACCAGGCGCGCATCCGCACCTTCCCGCAGGACGACCCGACGCGCGCCCTCTTCGCCAAGGACGTGATCTCCTTCGCCCGCGACAAGGGCTGGTTCAAGGGCAAGGACGCCGAGTTCTCCTTCTCCGACACCTACGCGCCGCTCGAGTTCGGCGGCGCGCGCTTCTGCGAGGCGCGCGTCTGGAGCTTCTTCCGCCGCGTCGCCCCGTCGCAGAAGTGGACGGTCGACCAGATCGACGGCTCGAACCTCGACAAGCGCATTCCGCTCTGGATCAAGCCGGACAAGAAGATCTCGGTTCACGACACGATGGAGCTGATGCGCGACCACTTCGAGGGCACCGAGCTCGACCTCTCGAAGGGCGTCGGCGCCGGGCCGTTCGCCTGTCCGTACCGCTGGCGGCCGATGACCTGGAAGGTCGACGACAAGGAGTACGTGCACGAGCGGGCGGTTTCGACGCAGCAGACCGGCTTCTCCTTCGTCTCGCAGCTCCGTTCGTGGCTGCCCGACCCGATCGGCGGCGTGCTCTGGTTCGGTCTCGACGACACCTATTCGACCGTCTACACGCCGATGTACGCGGGAATCCAGGAGGTGCCGCCGAGCTTCGCCGTCGGCGTGGCCGACCTCGAGACCTTCTCGTGGAATTCGGCCTTCTGGGTGTTCAACTGGGTGGCCAACACCGCCTATTCGCGCTACTCGGACATGATCGTCGACATCCAGGCGGTGCAGCGTGAGCTCGAGGGCTCGTTCCTCGCCGAGCAGGCGCAGATCGACGAGGCGGCCGGCGATCTCTACAAGCGCTCGCCCGGCCTCGCCCGCGACTACCTGACCCGCTACTCGATCGAGCGCGGCGAGAAGGTCACCGCACGCTGGAAGAAGCTCGGCGAGCAGCTCCTGGTCAAGTACATGGACGGCAACGTCAAGGACTCCCAGGGTCACGTCACCCACCCGCGCTACCCGGACTCCTGGTACCGCGCGATCGTCGTCGAAGAGGGCGTCCGCAAGGCGGTGCCGGCGGAGAAGAAGAAGGAGTAG
- a CDS encoding prolyl oligopeptidase family serine peptidase yields the protein MRSSCTPSRRGLALAAALAMSILLPGVSDAGVPIPPVLVERLFPARTLSLDGVEHRYRVFVPFGERPAGGWPVILFLHGSGERGDDGLKPVLVGLGPAIASAPSDFRFAVVFAQAPEGMTWSPPVERVALAELEATIAEVGGDRKRLAVVGMSMGGNGALRIAARHPQLFAALVSVCGFPTVPGREDLTEAERAAYHLGNPFASPVVGEGTPDSYAVVEATGFSETFTRHDPFAAAAKAIASLPVWLAHGTEDPVVPVAASRRLARELRDRGAIFRLRLYWGVGHGVWDPAFAEHDLWTWLAAQKRP from the coding sequence ATGCGATCCTCCTGCACACCGTCGCGCCGCGGGCTCGCCCTTGCCGCGGCGCTCGCGATGTCGATCCTCCTCCCCGGTGTGAGCGACGCCGGCGTGCCGATCCCTCCGGTGCTCGTGGAACGGCTCTTCCCGGCACGCACCCTGTCGCTCGACGGGGTCGAGCACCGCTACCGGGTCTTCGTGCCCTTCGGCGAGCGGCCGGCGGGCGGCTGGCCGGTGATCCTCTTCCTGCACGGCTCCGGCGAGCGCGGCGACGACGGTCTCAAGCCGGTGCTCGTCGGCCTCGGACCGGCGATCGCCAGCGCGCCGTCGGACTTTCGCTTCGCGGTGGTCTTCGCGCAGGCGCCGGAAGGGATGACCTGGAGCCCGCCGGTCGAGCGCGTGGCGCTCGCCGAGCTCGAAGCGACGATCGCCGAGGTCGGCGGCGACCGCAAGCGTCTCGCCGTGGTCGGCATGTCGATGGGTGGCAATGGGGCGTTGCGCATCGCGGCGCGGCATCCGCAGCTCTTCGCGGCGCTGGTCTCCGTCTGTGGATTTCCCACGGTGCCGGGGCGGGAGGACCTCACCGAGGCGGAGCGCGCCGCGTACCACCTCGGCAACCCGTTCGCCAGCCCGGTGGTCGGCGAGGGCACGCCCGACTCGTACGCTGTCGTGGAGGCCACCGGATTCTCGGAGACCTTCACGCGACACGATCCGTTCGCCGCGGCCGCCAAGGCGATCGCGTCCTTGCCGGTCTGGCTCGCCCACGGGACCGAGGATCCGGTGGTGCCGGTGGCGGCATCGCGACGGCTGGCGCGCGAGCTGCGGGATCGGGGGGCGATCTTCCGCCTGCGCCTCTACTGGGGCGTCGGCCACGGCGTGTGGGATCCCGCGTTCGCCGAGCACGATCTCTGGACCTGGCTCGCCGCCCAGAAGCGCCCCTGA